The Arachis ipaensis cultivar K30076 chromosome B07, Araip1.1, whole genome shotgun sequence genomic interval atttttttttatagaagtTAAGAGCGACTCCAATGGCAAAAATACTTGGTTTCTATTTTATTTGTGTCAAAAAAAGAGACTTTTATTATNATTTTATTGTCATGTTATTATTATCAATTatgaaattattaaatttgataattacattttaattttttttttcaaaaaaattagatACTTTATTCCTTTCAGCAAAAAAGAATACAACCGTCCAAATGTGACTAGTAGAGACAAAAGAAGAGAGAACCAGTAGACTCTCCAAGGTTCAGACACATAGAGCATTAAGACCCAGTTAATCATCCTTCTCGCGAGGCCATCCACTTCTTGGGAAGTCTTGGCACCCTGCCCTAAGACGTAGTCGTTGCGAGACCGCCATATACACCAGTAGTAAATCCCCGATGATACTAGGTTCTGCTCTTCAGTTGGGTTAAAAATTAAGTGTTTCTTCTTCGCCTCTCAACACTTGAAGAACAGATTTTTCTCTTCGCCAGCAGTAATACCACAGTAAGGGATCCTATTCCACACTTCTTTAGCTTTCTCACAAGAGAATAGGCAATGTATGATGATTTTCGTGGCTGCGTGACACCGCGGGATGGTAGCCAGTTTCGAGGGGATCCTTCGGTGAAGCAGCTCCATAGTCGGAAGCCTTTCATGCTGAGCATGCCAGAGAAAAAAGAGGATTTTTGGTGGAGCTTTAGTCTTCCAGAGATCACGCCAAATCCCTTGTCTTTGCTGGAGATGTGGATGAAGTTCAGATGGTTCGTGGTTGAAGGTAAAAGCTATTCTGTAACCAGAAGAGACTTCATATTTACCTGATTTGTTGAACAACCAGGTAAGTTTATCCCTGTGTTCCCCAATTTTTGTTGCTAAAATTTGTTGGGTGATGGCTGGTGGAAAAATTGAGGCAATGAGCTGTTGATTCCATTCGTTGTTTTCATGCATCAGGTGACTGACCTGTGAGACAGGTTGATTCGTGGCAAAGGAGTTTAACCTGATGGGAAGGGTAAATTGTTGCTGAGGCGGAACCCATGGATCAGAGAAGATGTTCACCTTAGAAGCAGAACCTATTTGCTAGATTAAGCCTTTCTCGGTGACCTTTCACCCTTCCAGAATGCTTCTCCAGCTCTAGGACCGTAAGTTTCCTGCCTCTGCTCTCATAATATCTGTATAGCGAAAGTACTTGCCTTTTAGGATTCTAGCCAATATCAAATTAGGCTGTGTTGCTATTCTCCAGCATTGTTTGCCTAGAAGTGCCAGGTTTTGTGCCTTCAAGTTCTTAAATCCCAGGCCTCCTTCCATTTTCGGCCTAGTCATCATATCCCAACTGACCCAACTAATCCTCCGTTCCTCTCCCTTCTGACCCCACCAAAAGCAAACTAAAATACCGTGAATTTTTTGAATTAAAGAGTCAGGCAGTTTGAAGCATGATAGGGTGTAGATAGGGACAGCTTCTCCCACCCCTTAATTAGGACATGTCTCCCTCCAACTAAGAGTAGTTTACGTTTTCAACCTTCAAATCTTTTTCGAACTCTGTCTTTAATAGCCCCAAATGTTGCCTTTTTTTATCTCTCGATTATAGAAGGTAGACCCAGATACTTATCTTGGGCCCCAATATGTTGGATATTTAGGTTCTCAGCCAGTAGGCTTCTGGTATTCTGGGGGGTGTTTTTACTAAAGAAAATAGCCAACTTATTTTGGTTGACTGTTTGTCCACTAAACCTTTCATAATCACCTAGTAGATCCAGAATACTATCACAACAGTTAGGAGACGCTTTACAAAAGAGGATAGAGTCGTCTGCAAAGAGGAGGTGGTTAACAGTCGGGCACCTTCTAGTGATTTGGATCCCTTGTAAGCTCTTGTTTTGCTCTTCTTTGTGTAGCAGGAAGGAGAGATCTTTCGCACAGAAGAGAAAAAGATACGGGGAGAGAGAGTCACCTTGCCGGATACCTTTACTTGGCCTGAAATAGCCAAATGGTTGACCTTCCACAACAATTGAGTAAAAAACAGTCGTAACAACCTCTTTAATCCACCCAATCCATCTTGCATCAAACCCTAGTCGTTCCATCATAAACCAAAGAAAAGGATACTCTACGCGATCGTACGCTTTGCTCATATCCAGTTTAATTGCCATCTTAGCTACATTCTCAAGTCTCTTCATTTTTAGGTAGTGCATAACTTCATGCGCAATAAGAACATTGTCCAAAATCAGTCTACCTTTCAGGAAGGCACTCTAGTTCGGACTAACTAAGAGATTCATAAAGTGTTGCAGTCTATGGACAAGAATTTTTGAGATAATCTTATAGACTACTGTAGAGAGGCTAATGAGTCTCACCTGGGACATGTCTTTGGCATCGGAAACTTTAGGAATAAGATAGATCTGGGTATGGTTGAAGCTCCTAAGTAATCTGCCTCCTGTAAAAAAACTCTTCACAGCCGAGAAAATATCTCCACCCACACTGCTCCAAAATGTATGAAAAAACTTAGATGTAAATCCGTCATCCCCGAGGCGCTCTATGGATGCACACTAAATGCTGCTCTTTTAACCTTCTCCATAGAAATAGGTCACAGAAGTTTCTGATTCATACTTGGAGTTACCTTCGATTCAAACTCTTCAAAGTCCTGGCTCGGATCCTGAATAACAGAGGCTGAGAAGATACTTTTCAAGTAATCCTCAGCTACTTTCGCAATACCCTCATTTGTGTTTGCCACCACCCCATTTTCACCAACCAAACTCCAGATCTTATTACTACGGCATCTGACTTGAACAAATTGGTAGAAGAACTTGGTGTTGCGGTCCCCATTTTTTAGCCATTTTATTCTTGACTTGTCTTTCCAATAGCTTTCCTCATTTAGGTAGGCCACCTCGAGCTGCTTTTCAATCTCCAGAACCTGCTCACCCCCTTGAATTCCAGAGGATCTCAGATCTTCCAATCGGTCCTTGAGTTCCCGGATTTGTTGTAGGAAATTTGACCGAGAAGTTTGCTGCCATCGCACGAGTGAATGTCTGCATTTCTTTAGTTTTTGGGCAAGAATAAACATAAGGGAACCCACAACTTTCGCTTTGTACGACTCCTCAACTATTCCCCTTACCTCAGTATTCCAACACTATCTCTCCTGGAACTTAAACCTGTGTTTTGTTTTCTCCATAGGAGGATTAGAATCCAGCAGTAAAGGGGCATGATCTGAGCCATCCTCTTGTAGTCTTACTGTAGCTGTAGGATAAGACTCACACCACTCCAATGTTGCCAAGACCCTGTCAAGCCTCTCTTGAATAAGCTTATATCTTCTCCTTCTATTTGACCAGGTGAATGGTCTTCCAACCATTCCCAAATCCAGTAAACTATTGTCATCTATAAAGGAATTGAATGCTGTCATAGAAGGTTCTGAAGTCAAACATCCACCTTCCTTTTCTTGGGTATTCTTTATAGCATTAAAGTCACCAAAAATGATGGTTTTTCCTTGAAATTGTTGCAGGACAGGTTTGATCTCTTCAAATTGCTGAAGTCGGATCTGTTCTATGCTGCTAAAATGAACACCAATTAGTCTCCATTCCTCCTGCCTAGTAACATCCATCCTTAATTTTTGCAGCAATAAAGAAATCACCCAAGTTTGTTACTACCACCTTAGTGCCCTTTTTCCATGTCAATGCTAGGCCACCTGCTGTGCCATTAGGATTGCACAGAAATCAATCACCAAAACCACATGCCCTTAACTTGTTCTCCACACGACGAGGCTGATTTTTTGTTTCACAGATGAAACCAACCGCGGGGAGTGGGATCtacaaatttatttaaaattatggAATGTCAGGGGTCTCCTTAAACCCCGACAATCCCACGTTAGAACTCTCATGGCTCTTGGGGCACCGTTTGACGGCCGGTGCCCTCCACCTCTTCAGGAGTGTTCTGGATCTCTTCCAAGAAAATTCTTTCTCATTGAATCTTCTCTTCACCCCACATTTGATGTGAGGACCCTCTGTTTTTCTTCGTGCTATCTGCTTGATCTTGATTCGCTCCTTTTTTAGTGTGTTAGTTTGATCAACATTTTGAACCTTTTCTACAGCCATAAGGGGTTGCGCTCCCTCTTATGTTTACTTGGTACTTGATAAGGTTATGTCTACCAAATTCGCTCCCGATTCTCCATCAAAGAGTTGCTCTTTGAATGAGAACTAGTCACCTCTGGGGCCATTTTGTCACCCACCGTTTCTTTCATAGAGAGACCTGAAAGGCTATTAAGTAACCAGCTAGGCATAGATTTTTTCTTCGGTTTCTCCCCTTGGTCATTCAGGTTAGAACCAGGCACATTATAACCATTGCATTCAACTTCAATCCTCCTACCCATCTGGTTAGCTTTTATCCCATCCCCAATTTTGTCTTGCCTCACTGAGTTCATTGTTGAATCCGTAAGGAGTAATTCACACTCCTTTGGCTCATGCCCTATCCGTGCACAATAGGTACAGAATCTCCCAATTTTTTCATACCCCACACCAATTTCAACAGCCTGTTGATCAGGGCCAATCATACAAAGgtgatatttgaatttttttgatgCATCTATTTCTACCCTTGCTTTTATTATCCTGGAGTCTCCACCCTTCATTTCATAGAAGCCAATCTCTATAACCGCACCAATTTTTTCAGCCAATTTCCTTCCAACTTCTACAGTTTTATAGCATTCTGGCAAACCCCAGAATTGAGCCCATACTGGGAAGCCTTGCATCTCACTTTCCTCCCTTCGATCAGAGTCGTTCCATCTCCTCACATGAAGAACATAATCTTTAAATAGCCATGGAGAACATTTTTCAATCCGCATCAGATCCTTGTCATTgtcaaagaaaaattgaaatttgtTACCTCCTCTATCCGAGATTCTGAATCCTTCTGGTCTACCCCATATGGTTCTAAAAGCGTTCTCCATAGTGCCCACAGAAAACTTTTTGTCCGCAAAAACACGGCCTATGAGGCTTTTAGCGCATGCTTCCTTCCCTTTTTTGATGTCCTCTTCCTCGACTAGTACCTCATTGTCACTCTCTTCATCACTAACTGAATTTTCTCCTTTGGCAGTTCTCATCCATGTCTCCATATTCAATTGTATAATTTGATTACTGCACAGTTAAAAAGTTATGAAGAGCCGTTCCAAAGGAACACAGAAATCCTAGCAGGGCACCAATCAACCCTAACAGAGCCATCATGAAAAACCAAATTCTTATTTATTTTGTACTTACTAAAATTGTAActgttatttattttaaaattttacaaatattataaaaaaataaatttaatttttttctaaacaAAATTTtagataatatatatattttaacacattataaaaaattaataattatataaaattattttaattttaatttgttctttCTACTGGAGAAGAGAGAAACATTGAAGTTGTTATTTATTGTTTGTAACATAAAAATTAATATGaagttaatttttataataagtGAACCATAAATAAAAATTGAGGAGAATTTCGCACTAAAATGCTCTAAAGAAACAAAAGCTTATCTAAGCCTACTAAaagttattttaaataaattgtgtatgtgtgtgtatatatagcATGAAAAAGTTTCTGAACGTGGAAAGCAGAAGCTTGCAGAGTTGAGCAATGAAGGAGTCCTTTGAAGACCAAGGATTATTGCTAAAATTGGCCATGCTATTCATTCAAGTTTTAAATGGCCACCTTACTTCATTGAGCTTTATAACTTTATAGTAGGCATGCAGTACAGTCGTGCTGGAATAATATTTCTTGCTGAGGTCCCGACCTGTTATCCTTTTCTCAAAAATAAACTAGCATCTTGGATGTGTATTTTTATATGCACATTATTAAGGATTAACTTAATAAAATAAGTGCATGTTCTTATTAGAGTATATGTAATAAGTGTTTAAAATATGcacaattatatatttattttttatacattCATGTTACATGTATATATTAAGCGACTATTTTGCAGAAATACGTATTTactatagaaattagtttttattacattactgcaaaaaaaaaatatttgtttattaTAGATTTAGTTATTttactatatatatttagttattctaatggtggtgattaattatttagttaaaaaatataaaaattaatatataaatacataatagaAGATTAttagtatgtatataatattaatTTTGAAATGCTACTAATTAAAACGACAAATTATAATAAATCTTTGTTTCCAAATTTCTCGGCTGTTCTTATGTTATACTAGCTTAAGAGTATGTAGGTTCCCATCATGAATAATATGAAAATTTATTATATTACAGCATATTTTTTCCTTCCTTCGACTTCTCAAGCATCTTGAATGTCCCATGGTTAATGCAAGAAACAAATTTGATTTTGGAAGATAAGATTATCGGTGATACTATATAGCGAAAGAGTAATTATAATATAGAAATATCACATAAAATTTTTTCTTATAAGCAAGTGATATACACCTCTTTATTATCATTCATTTTTGTAGTCATTAAtgttcttttcaaaatcaatttcaatttttctCAAATCAAAGCTCTAACATCCctctattaaaatataatttttctgcagaaattatggatgttaaatttaaaaattttaaccacTTCTATTATACAACTCATATTTTATATAtagactattaaaaaataaaaaaataaaatataaaatataaacaaaaattaaaaaataaatttttaaaaataattattaactcatAAATAATATGTGTATGGATatgtaatatctaataaatatgaatttaatttttagatattAGTTGTAtataattatggatgttatgtatatgaacttatgaatgttatgtgtatgaacttagttagtacagtataattataaatacacataaaaacaaaaaaattaaatcagtTTATTACCATATCTCATCAAAGTTATTGTGGTTTTTCATATTTCAAAAATGGGTTTACTGGCAACAATCTCATTGGGTGAATCCGTCTGTTATTCAAATTATTCTTCAACTCCTTCTGACATAGGTGCTGTGTTAAGGTCGAATTCAAATGTCATATTATTTACAATGATAAAGCGACTTCTTGTAAATTTTCTTGGTCTATTCCAATTGTATTTGTAATTGAACTAGAGTTGTAATTTTTGGTCTTTGAAAAAATATACGACCTTCACGATtcttttaacaataataaacctattAAACAAGGCATTTGCATTTGCTAACTTCCAAAATGATAATAaatgaaacaaagaaattaaaaatcaattataattaaagTCATTTAATGAATATTATTATTACAGTTCTTTATTATTAGTAATATTTATTGTATtcttaaatataaaattcaaattataaaaagaaaGTAATGATTACAagaatatttaataattaatatcattaataagTGGAGCGGATAAGAATATGATAACTGAATTGataagagaataaaataaaaaattaaaatattattaaattatataaataaaataaattttaaaaatttttgactagtTATGGTCGAAAATTTGTTGTTACCGAACTTTTTTCTAAGATTATATATTGAGAGAAATTAAAGGAGGGTAATTAAGGCCATTGTTGTGAATGTACCTTACAAGCTTGACTTGAATTAAAATGGTTGCCGAATGTAACGAAACAAGTAGGTACGAGGCAATCCCGATGGTGTACATTTGTTAGCATGATTCCGTTAGAGAAATGAATGATGCACCTGCGCTTCCACATATATGGTCCCGCACCTATGTTAAATCATTACCCTTTCTGTCCTTTTATGTAATTTGGGCCATCTCCATAGTACTACGTTAGAACCAAAACCCTAATGTTGGTATTTAAAAAAGGACCATCATTGGACACCATGTCTAGGGTTTCAtcatatatatctatctatcttaTTACATTATTCGCTTATAAGCTATAGGAATCAGAATTTCATCAATATCGTCGGTGATGCTAAATCAAATCTTATCATATTTTCAAAACCCTAGAAATACGACACTCGCTCTTCTAGGATATAACCCACGCAAAAACATGTTGCACATTCTCCTACATATATAATACTATACTAGCTGCCTTGCTATACCAAGATTTCATTGTTTTCATTTCTcaattctcatatatatatactcaTAGTATATAGATCATGCCTTGTGCTTTAATTTGCCTTACatcatgattttaattaatatacttTTCTTTAATTGGAGATTGCTGCTTGATATCGTGATAATTATATTTTAGACAGATTTAATTTATCACATGCGTATTCATCATCAAATAGAATATGTGTCTAACCATGTAAATCcagttttaaattataaaaaaatgataaaaaaaaaactaatttttaattaatcaataNNNNNNNNNNNNNNNNNNNNNNNNNNNNNNNNNNNNNNNNNNNNNNNNNNNNNNNNNNNNNNNNNNNNNNNNNNNNNNNNNNNNNNNNNNNNNNNNNNNNNNNNNNNNNNNNNNNNNNNNNNNNNNNNNNNNNNNNNNNNNNNNNNNNNNNNNNNNNNNNNNNNNNNNNNNNNNNNNNNNNNNNNNNNNNNNNNNNNNAAAAAATGTAAACCCTAACATTAAATAATTATCAAATTTTGTATTATTCGATGCAGTTATGATATTGTGGTCGCGATCACTTACTATCAGGGACAGCTTAAAAAAATAATCTTGtaaatttttaatttcatttttaatataacaattacataaaaaaaaaggggcaatgtacttaaataaattaattgaGTAAATCCTTTATCTATATACATGATTTGGAAACTGATTACCTGAATgtgcatttttattattatataatccGTGGGAATTAATCACGGTTTCAAATTTCTACATAAATTGTTGGAGACTAGGACGGATTATAGTTGAAGAACGTTGGCCATAAACCGTGGCTGCTCTCCACGGTTTATTAAAGAAAAAAGCTAGCATAAACCATGCTTGATctccacggtttatgaagaagaAGCCATGTACGTAAACCCTCCTGGCTACCATGGTTTACATGTTAGGTAGTATAAATATAGAATTCGTGGGTAGTTATCACGGACCGTTTGTGCCAAACCAAAGTGAGTTGCACCTTGGTGGTTCAGAGAGTTTGAGGGAGAAGTTTGAAAGTTTTGGTGAGATTTGGGTGGTGGAGCCATGGAGGACGAAGCTCGCTTATACCGGCTAAATGGTGTTATCCACGTGGTTGGATACATCGACGAAGAGGTTATTANNNNNNNNNNNNNNNNNNNNNNNNNNNagttgttattattatttttatttttattagtatagGGAGCTGTCAGTATtataattattgttattgttagtaGAATTATTTTTGTTGGTATTGTTATTATTCCTATTATTTCCTTATTGTTATTACTAttattagagaaaatagaaaaccaaTGTCGGTATGTAATAATTTTTTCTAAATTATATTTCATGTTATTAGTATTGGTCATATATTGAGGGATTTTGTTACCCACATTTTGCCGCCTATATACTAGGGTTATTAGCGGTGTTAGGAGACAACAGAATATGCGTTTACATGATCGGATTATACTATATCTGCAAGATGGTGTTCTTCACATCTGACAAAGTGCTTGATGAACTTATTAATACACTGAGTAGTTCTCtgtcagtgaacttcacaccataTTTTTTGCTTCTTTGGATTTTTCCAGAGCAATGCACTAAGACAAGAAAACTCTCTTCCTCACTTGCCATAGTGACAATGATCTCTTCAGCAGCTTGAATGTCACTCACATATATATAGAATTTCTCTCCTCATAAACCGTTGCAGCTAACAAAGGTTTATGCCTATTGAAAGTCCTTCATAAACCGTTTTATGTACATTTGTCTCCCTTAGTAAACCGTGGTAGCTTGCCACGATTTATGATCCATCTTCTTCAAACGTAAACCGTGTCAAGTAGCCACGGTTTATGTATAAACATGAAACTGTGGTTGGCTCCCATGGattacataataataaaattgcACATGCACGTAACCAGTTTTCAAATCATGTATATAGGTAAATGATTCACTCAATTAATTTATTTCAGCACATTGCCCTAAAAAAAGACAACAATATcaataatatattataaaatactAATAATTTATAGTGTTTACGTGTCAAGTGTTTATGTATAAACATGAAACTGTGGTTGGCTCCCATGGattacataataataaaattgcACATGCACGTAACCAGTTTTCAAATCATGTATATAGGTAAATGATTCACTCAATTAATTTATTTCAGCACTCAGCACATTGCNNNNNNNNNNNNNNNNNNNNNNNNNNNNNNNNNNNNNNNNNNNNNNNNNNNNNNNNNNNNNNNNNNNNNNNNNNNNNNNNNNNNNNNNNNNNNNNNNNNNNNNNNNNNNNNNNNNNNNNNNNNNNNNNNNNNNNNNNNNNNNNNNNNNNNNNNNNNNNNNNNNNNNNNNNNNNNNNNNNNNNNNNNNNNNNNNNNNNNNNNNNNNNNNNNNNNNNNNNNNNNNNNNNNNNNNNNNNNNNNNNNNNNNNNNNNNNNNNNNNNNNNNNNNNNNNNNNNNNNNNNNNNNNNNNNNNNNNNNNNNNNNNNNNNNNNNNNNNNNNNNNNNNNNNNNNNNNNNNNNNNNNNNNNNNNNNNNNNNNNNNNNNNNNNNNNNNNNNNNNNNNNNNNNNNNNNNNNNNNNNNNNNNNNNNNNNNNNNN includes:
- the LOC107607672 gene encoding uncharacterized protein LOC107607672, translating into METWMRTAKGENSVSDEESDNEVLVEEEDIKKGKEACAKSLIGRVFADKKFSVGTMENAFRTIWGRPEGFRISDRGGNKFQFFFDNDKDLMRIEKCSPWLFKDYVLHVRRWNDSDRREESEMQGFPVWAQFWGLPECYKTVEVGRKLAEKIGAVIEIGFYEMKGGDSRIIKARVEIDASKKFKYHLCMIGPDQQAVEIGVGYEKIGRFCTYCARIGHEPKECELLLTDSTMNSVRQDKIGDGIKANQMGRRIEVECNGYNVPGSNLNDQGEKPKKKSMPSWLLNSLSGLSMKETVGDKMAPEVTSSHSKSNSLMENRERIW